The genomic interval AGGTCAAATAAGGCAAATCGACATCAAAACCCAAGAACAAAAAATAATATTGATGCGAAAAAACGATGTAGCGAAAACAGCCTAAGAGGATATTTCGTCTGTGAATACCTTTGGGGATAGCATTGATTTTTTTTATTAATTTTTCAATCGAATAGCCTTTGATAGTAATTTTTTTTATCGAAAAAAGAACGATAAACAAACTGATGAATCCCAACAAGATATAAAAAACAGTTTGATTTGGTATTACCTGGTATTTATAATTAAAATAGAATAAACCAAAAAAACCAAAAATAACGGTAAGCACCATTTGAATTCCGTTGCAAATCAGATTTAAGAAAACGACTTGTTTAGCGTCTTTTTTGTCAAAATACAGTGCCTTTCCAGCATATTCACCTACGCCATTTGGAGTAAAAACTCCAGCTGTCAAAGCCGCCAAAACCTGCTTAGTAGATTCTAATGTAGAAATTGGATGAATAGGAGAAGCTAAATTCTTCCATTTCAAAATTTCAAAATAGCGATTCAAAACACTCAAAAGCAATATAAATCCAACGCCAGAGATGGACTTGTTTTTGTTAAAAATTTCGATGAACTGTTGCCAATCGAGTTTATCATTGTTGGCTAGTTGGTTGTAAATAAAATAAAAAGCACCGCCTACAATCAAAAGTTTGATTAGAAGTACAAGGAATTGCTTAGTTTTGTGTGAAATCGAAATCATTGGAGCAAAGAAACAAAACTTTGAACTTTGAAACGTTAAACTTGAAACAAAACTTTTGGCAAACGAACGCATCATATTAGGGATTGACCCAGGGACCACCATCATGGGTTTTGGATTGATTCGGGTTATCAATAAAAAAATGGAATTTGTGCAACTCAATGAACTCCAATTGTCTAAATATGACAACCATTATCAAAAATTAAAACTCATTTTTGAGCGTACCATCGAATTAATAGATACGCATCATCCAGACGAAATCGCTATTGAAGCACCCTTTTTTGGGAAAAACGTGCAATCGATGTTGAAGTTGGGTCGTGCTCAAGGAGTAGCTATGGCAGCAGGACTTTCGAGAGATATTCCTATTACCGAGTACGAACCTAAGAAGATAAAAATGGCCATAACCGGTAACGGTAACGCCAGTAAAGAGCAAGTCGCCAAAATGCTCCAACAACTTTTAGGTTTGAAAGAATTACCAAAAAACCTAGATTCCACTGATGGATTAGCGGCAGCAGTTTGTCACTTTTTCAATTCAGGGAAAGTAGTTGGTGAAAAGAGCTATTCTGGTTGGGATGCTTTTGTGAAGAATAACGAATCTCGAGTTAAGAAATAGTGGTCAGTCTCAGTTTTCGGTCTCAGTAC from Flavobacterium ovatum carries:
- the ruvC gene encoding crossover junction endodeoxyribonuclease RuvC, with the translated sequence MANERIILGIDPGTTIMGFGLIRVINKKMEFVQLNELQLSKYDNHYQKLKLIFERTIELIDTHHPDEIAIEAPFFGKNVQSMLKLGRAQGVAMAAGLSRDIPITEYEPKKIKMAITGNGNASKEQVAKMLQQLLGLKELPKNLDSTDGLAAAVCHFFNSGKVVGEKSYSGWDAFVKNNESRVKK